The sequence below is a genomic window from Geothermobacter hydrogeniphilus.
GATTATCCCGAGGTCCCACGCCAGGACCAGGCTGGAGATGATGGATACCTTTTCCGGCAACAGACCGGCAAACTCAAAGAGGTTCACTTTCCAGATTGGCGCAAGGCCTTCGCCGCTGTCGATCTGCCGAACGTGCGCATTTTTGTCGAGCAGGCCGAATTGTTGCGCCAGTTGTTGCTTGATGCTCCTCCGAATCGGGAGCAGCAGGCCGATTCAGGGTATATGCTTGCCGCCGGGGAACTGTTTACTCTGATCCCCTATGCCCAGCTGATTCTTGAAAATTCCGCCATCTACCAGCTGGATGATGAACTGCTCGACGTCATCTTTGCCTTGCTGGTGCGTGATTTTGCCGGTTATGCCTTGCGGATGGTTGCCGAGCATGGCAACAGTGAAGTTCAAGAAGTGCTGTTCCGCCAGATGTTGAAAAAGCCGGTGCGGGACGAGGCGGGCTTCAACAAGGTCTGGCGACAGGTGCTGGAGCTCAAGGACTGCTACCGGATGTCTGACTAGTATCATGGGAGTTGTCCAGCGCATCCGCTATCAGGCGGTTGAAGGTCTGCGAGCCGGACGCTTCAATCGGGGGGTCAACACCGCGGCCACCTGTTATCGGCTCGGCAGCACTCTGATCGACAGCGGCTGCGCCAACCGCTGGCCCCAAGTGCGCAGCTTCGTTCGCGAGCAGCTGTTGCGACAGCTGCTGCTTACCCACCATCACGAGGACCATAGCGGCAACGCCGCGCGCATTCAGCAGATGACCGGTGCCCGGGTCCTGGCTTCCGGCCTGGCGCTGCAGCCACTGGCCACTGGCTGGCGGCTGCGTCCCTACCAGCAGCTGCTGTTTGGCCGACCGCAACGCTTGATTGCCGAACCTGTCCCTGACCTGGTCGAACTGGAGGGGGGCTACCGCCTGCAGGTGATCGGCACTCCGGGACACGCCGACGATATGGTCTGCTATCTTGAAGCAGAACACGGCTGGCTGTTCAGTGGCGATCTGTTTGTCGGTGACCGGACCCGATTTCTGCGTCAGGATGAGGGCCTGGGGGAGCTGCTGGAGAGCCTGAGAAAAATCCTCACATGCGATTTTCAGATCCTCTTTTGCGCTCACCGGGGTGTGGTCAAAGACGGCAAGCGGGCAATTTCTGCCAAGCTGCAGCATCTGGAATCCCTCTGCGACAGCAGCCGGGAATTGTACCGTCAGGGTCTTCCCCCGGCGGAAATCTCTCGCCGCCTGCTCGGTCGTGAAGAGCTGGTCAGTCTGGTTACCGGTTATCATTTTTCCAAGCGCAATCTGATCCGGGCCTGTTTGCAGTTGGTCGAAAAGGTCGACCACGGAGTTGCAGAGTACACCGGGGAGACCGAATTCCCGGGGAGGTGAGGAGAGGCTCGGGCTTGTCTTTTCAGCTGCTTTCTGAGTCTCTGGGCCAGGTGCCTTTCGGGAGACAGCGGACGGGCCTTGCCAGGAAACGGAGTCTTTCTCACCTGCATCAGTGAGCTCATTGATGCAGGTCTCAGTCAAGGAGTAAGCATGGGTCATCATGCCACCAGTAAAAGCAGTATCGTTCCCCTTATCGACCGGCTGAACAAGTATCCGATCGGCCTGGTGGATAATGAAAAGCTGCGTCGGATTCTGGCCATTCTTTTCAGTGAGGAAGAGGCCTTTGTCGCCTC
It includes:
- a CDS encoding MBL fold metallo-hydrolase; its protein translation is MGVVQRIRYQAVEGLRAGRFNRGVNTAATCYRLGSTLIDSGCANRWPQVRSFVREQLLRQLLLTHHHEDHSGNAARIQQMTGARVLASGLALQPLATGWRLRPYQQLLFGRPQRLIAEPVPDLVELEGGYRLQVIGTPGHADDMVCYLEAEHGWLFSGDLFVGDRTRFLRQDEGLGELLESLRKILTCDFQILFCAHRGVVKDGKRAISAKLQHLESLCDSSRELYRQGLPPAEISRRLLGREELVSLVTGYHFSKRNLIRACLQLVEKVDHGVAEYTGETEFPGR